A region from the Lysobacter antibioticus genome encodes:
- the rffA gene encoding dTDP-4-amino-4,6-dideoxygalactose transaminase: protein MTIPFNKPFMTGRELSNIAQAHMNGHLSGDGFFTKQCHRWLETHSRAQRALLTHSCTAALEMAALLIDLEPGDEVILPSFTFVSTANAFVLRGAVPVFLDIRADTLNIDERLIEAAITPRTKAICVVHYAGVSCEMDTILEIAARHNLRVIEDAAQGIYSTYKGRPLGAIGELGALSFHETKNIISGEGGALLIRDEALAERAEVIREKGTNRSKFFRGQVDKYTWVDVGSSYLPSELIAAFLAAQIDEGETITRNRLAIWDRYHAWAEKYEVRGLLRRPIVPAHCTHNAHMYYLLMPDLERRTRFIAKMKESGISTVFHYIPLHSAPAGKRYGRHAGDMAITDSTSERLVRLPLWVGLEEHLDRVLAAADDALAGL, encoded by the coding sequence GTGACGATCCCGTTCAATAAGCCCTTCATGACAGGGCGCGAGCTGTCTAACATCGCCCAGGCCCACATGAACGGACATCTATCCGGTGATGGTTTTTTTACCAAGCAATGCCATCGCTGGCTGGAGACGCACAGCAGAGCACAACGCGCCCTGTTGACCCATTCCTGTACAGCGGCACTGGAGATGGCTGCGTTGCTGATCGATCTCGAGCCCGGCGATGAAGTTATCCTGCCATCATTCACCTTCGTCTCTACCGCCAACGCTTTCGTGCTGCGCGGCGCCGTGCCTGTATTCCTCGATATCCGAGCCGATACGCTCAATATCGACGAGCGCCTGATCGAAGCGGCTATTACTCCGCGCACCAAGGCAATCTGCGTAGTTCACTATGCCGGCGTGTCCTGCGAGATGGACACCATCCTTGAGATAGCTGCCCGCCACAATCTACGAGTGATCGAAGATGCGGCCCAGGGCATTTACTCGACCTATAAAGGACGACCATTGGGAGCAATCGGCGAGCTCGGCGCGTTGAGCTTCCACGAAACCAAGAACATCATCTCAGGAGAAGGTGGCGCGTTACTCATTCGCGATGAAGCGCTCGCAGAACGGGCCGAGGTCATTCGGGAGAAAGGCACTAATAGAAGCAAGTTCTTCCGGGGACAAGTCGACAAGTACACATGGGTCGACGTCGGCTCTTCGTATCTGCCCAGCGAGCTGATTGCCGCTTTCCTTGCTGCTCAGATCGATGAAGGCGAAACGATTACTCGAAACCGCTTAGCGATTTGGGATCGCTACCATGCATGGGCCGAAAAATACGAAGTGCGAGGTCTGTTACGTCGCCCGATCGTACCCGCACATTGCACCCATAACGCACACATGTACTACCTGCTGATGCCCGATCTCGAGCGCCGTACGCGCTTTATCGCAAAAATGAAGGAATCCGGTATCTCCACGGTATTTCACTACATCCCGCTGCACAGCGCTCCCGCCGGGAAACGGTATGGCCGTCATGCCGGCGATATGGCGATCACCGATTCGACTAGCGAACGTTTGGTCCGCCTGCCGTTGTGGGTGGGATTAGAAGAGCATTTGGATCGCGTACTGGCTGCAGCTGATGACGCGCTTGCCGGCCTCTAA
- a CDS encoding class I SAM-dependent methyltransferase — MAQITSGARSILSLPAAYDALQNLLGANRSRSRISSDHIRAKDGDIVLDVGCGTAEVLDHIKANITYFGFDLSQSYIDAAIRSYGSRGTFQCRDLTSLAPSELPPCNIAIAIGLLHHLDDEGAIGLLSNLHSRLAPGGRLITIDGAYYPDQSSIARYILSRDRGQNVREGEAYRALVPSSFSRVELIRRDDLLNIPYTHAVLECTK; from the coding sequence ATGGCGCAAATTACCAGCGGGGCACGCAGCATCCTTTCGTTACCGGCCGCGTATGATGCCCTCCAGAACTTGCTGGGCGCAAATCGCTCGCGCAGCCGAATCAGTTCGGACCATATACGTGCGAAAGACGGCGATATTGTCCTGGATGTGGGCTGCGGCACCGCGGAGGTACTCGATCACATAAAGGCTAACATCACTTATTTCGGCTTCGACTTATCGCAAAGCTATATCGATGCAGCGATACGCAGCTACGGATCACGTGGCACGTTCCAATGCCGCGATCTCACCTCCCTTGCTCCAAGCGAATTGCCTCCGTGCAACATCGCAATCGCCATCGGACTATTGCATCACTTGGATGACGAAGGCGCTATCGGGCTTCTTTCCAATCTGCACAGTCGACTCGCGCCTGGCGGCCGCCTGATCACCATTGACGGCGCTTATTATCCAGACCAATCCTCGATCGCTCGTTATATCCTTTCGAGAGATCGAGGACAGAACGTTCGCGAAGGCGAAGCCTATCGAGCACTGGTGCCATCCTCTTTCAGCCGCGTCGAACTGATTCGCCGCGACGACCTGCTAAATATTCCCTATACCCACGCCGTGCTGGAGTGCACCAAGTGA
- the gmd gene encoding GDP-mannose 4,6-dehydratase: MKAIITGITGQDGAYLAQLLLEKGYTVYGTFRRTSSVNFWRIEELGVQNHPNLHLIEYDLTDLGSSISMVNRLQPDEIYNLAAQSFVGVSFDQPGTTAQITGIGALHLLEAIRLVNPKIRFYQASTSEMFGKVQAIPQIEDTPFYPRSPYGVAKLYAHWMTVNYRESYDMFASSGILFNHESPLRGREFVTRKITDSVAKIKLGQLDCLELGNLDAKRDWGFAKEYVEGMWRMLQADEPDTFVLATNRTETVRDFVAMAFKGAGIDVEFRGSDADEIAVDSASGKTVMRINARFHRPAEVDLLIGNPAKAEAKLGWKPKTTLEELCEMMVRADLARNERGFSF, from the coding sequence ATGAAGGCAATCATCACCGGCATCACCGGGCAGGACGGCGCTTATCTGGCGCAGCTGCTGTTGGAAAAGGGCTATACGGTCTACGGCACCTTCCGTCGTACCAGCTCGGTCAACTTCTGGCGCATCGAAGAACTAGGCGTCCAGAATCACCCGAACCTGCATCTGATCGAGTACGACTTGACCGACCTGGGTTCCAGCATCTCGATGGTCAACAGGCTGCAGCCGGATGAAATCTACAACTTGGCGGCGCAGAGCTTCGTCGGAGTGAGCTTCGATCAGCCCGGGACGACTGCGCAGATCACCGGTATCGGTGCGCTGCATCTGCTCGAGGCGATCCGTCTGGTGAACCCGAAGATCCGTTTCTACCAAGCCTCGACTTCTGAAATGTTCGGTAAGGTGCAGGCGATACCACAGATCGAGGACACCCCGTTCTACCCGCGCAGCCCATACGGTGTGGCAAAGCTCTATGCGCACTGGATGACGGTGAACTACCGCGAGAGCTACGACATGTTCGCGTCGAGCGGCATCTTGTTCAATCATGAAAGCCCGCTGCGCGGCCGCGAGTTCGTGACGCGCAAGATCACCGACTCCGTGGCCAAGATCAAACTCGGTCAGCTCGACTGCCTGGAACTGGGTAATCTCGATGCCAAGCGCGACTGGGGTTTCGCCAAGGAATATGTCGAGGGCATGTGGCGCATGCTGCAGGCCGACGAGCCGGATACCTTCGTACTCGCCACCAATCGCACCGAGACCGTGCGCGATTTCGTTGCGATGGCGTTCAAAGGCGCTGGAATCGATGTCGAGTTCCGCGGCAGCGATGCCGACGAGATCGCGGTAGACAGCGCGAGCGGCAAGACGGTGATGCGTATCAATGCGCGTTTCCATCGTCCGGCCGAGGTCGATCTTCTGATCGGTAATCCCGCTAAGGCCGAAGCCAAGCTGGGTTGGAAGCCAAAGACGACGTTGGAAGAGCTTTGCGAAATGATGGTCCGCGCCGATCTCGCCAGGAATGAACGTGGCTTCTCCTTCTGA
- a CDS encoding glycosyltransferase family 2 protein → MLSVISPVYGCEGCLEELVDRIRASISQCKMQAEIILVNDGSPDRSWERIVELAARYPEVRGLRLSRNFGQHYAIAAGLEHARGELIAVIDCDLQDRPEELPRLVEMIRHGYDAVFGQRTERQDSMLKRFTSYTFFRTLSYLTDVPQDHSTANFGVFSRKVIDTVNLMPEADRCFPLMVKWTGFRSTAVPVEHAERLQGQSSYSLGKLIRLATNIVLTYSDKPLRLVVRVGLVFSLIAFAIVLLAIYRYSLGDVAVAGFTSVIASIWLLGGATIFCLGVTGLYLGRLFNDTKGRPYYIVSDQLNTPEETP, encoded by the coding sequence ATGCTGTCGGTGATCTCGCCGGTGTACGGTTGCGAAGGCTGCCTGGAAGAACTGGTCGATCGGATTCGCGCCTCGATATCTCAATGCAAGATGCAGGCGGAAATAATCCTGGTCAATGACGGCAGCCCTGACCGCTCCTGGGAGCGCATTGTCGAACTTGCCGCACGCTATCCAGAAGTGCGCGGCCTGCGCTTGTCGCGGAATTTCGGCCAGCACTACGCCATTGCCGCAGGCCTCGAACACGCACGAGGGGAGCTCATTGCAGTCATTGACTGCGACTTGCAAGATCGCCCAGAAGAACTTCCGCGACTCGTTGAGATGATTCGACACGGCTACGATGCAGTGTTCGGCCAGCGTACCGAGCGCCAGGATTCGATGCTTAAGCGGTTCACCTCATACACCTTCTTTCGCACTTTGAGTTATTTGACCGACGTACCCCAGGATCACAGCACGGCGAATTTCGGCGTCTTCAGCCGCAAGGTTATCGACACGGTCAACCTGATGCCGGAAGCTGACCGTTGTTTCCCGCTAATGGTTAAGTGGACCGGCTTTCGCAGTACTGCGGTTCCAGTCGAGCACGCGGAACGTCTGCAAGGCCAAAGCAGCTATAGCCTCGGCAAACTGATTCGGCTAGCGACCAATATCGTGCTTACCTACTCTGACAAGCCCTTGCGTCTGGTCGTTCGGGTTGGCTTGGTTTTCTCCCTGATCGCATTCGCGATCGTATTGCTGGCCATCTATCGCTACAGTCTCGGCGACGTAGCCGTGGCTGGGTTTACCAGCGTTATTGCTTCGATCTGGCTACTTGGTGGCGCGACCATTTTTTGCCTCGGGGTTACCGGGCTATATCTAGGCCGGCTGTTCAACGACACCAAGGGCCGGCCTTACTACATCGTCAGCGACCAACTCAACACCCCCGAGGAAACTCCGTGA
- a CDS encoding bifunctional GNAT family N-acetyltransferase/hotdog fold thioesterase yields the protein MIDCSSTSGEPLLCASPLDSQRFGLRVFRGILKNVDERALLREMIEGSADIAIIRTPAGSAPQLHRLARYGMAPIHADTLVYYQASLADYAPKPLRNEDLVFSEATPDDKVELDALVATTFDGYVSHYHANPRLSPGAILAGYAEWASGYISREVAGKITWTARRKGRIVAFACCAFDEQAQVCEGVLYGVHPDHAGGGLYGDLIRHTQREFRDRGFVTMKVSTQIWNLAVQKVWAREGFALNFAYDTYHINAMLSAGELLVDRELVFDSEQVRRFAEITGDDNAIHLDDRAAKNEGFEARITHGMLAGGELSRIFGTDIPGPGTLFLRSDFVFMRPIYCGRPHRLHIRYLAPPSAGGHIPAVATIRDAAGRICLLCYSDLLKRS from the coding sequence GTGATCGATTGCAGCTCCACTTCCGGGGAACCGCTGCTCTGCGCTTCCCCACTCGATAGCCAGCGATTTGGCTTACGTGTATTCCGCGGCATATTGAAGAACGTGGATGAACGTGCATTGCTACGCGAGATGATCGAAGGGTCCGCGGATATCGCGATCATTCGCACGCCGGCCGGCAGCGCCCCACAACTTCACCGTCTGGCACGTTATGGCATGGCGCCGATCCACGCCGATACCTTGGTGTACTACCAGGCATCTCTTGCCGACTATGCACCAAAGCCCTTACGCAATGAGGATCTGGTCTTTAGCGAAGCAACGCCGGACGACAAAGTTGAGCTCGATGCGCTGGTAGCCACCACGTTCGACGGCTACGTTAGCCACTACCATGCGAACCCACGACTGTCTCCCGGTGCCATCTTGGCTGGCTATGCCGAATGGGCATCGGGATATATCAGCAGAGAGGTGGCGGGAAAGATCACTTGGACGGCGCGCCGTAAAGGCCGCATCGTTGCTTTTGCCTGCTGTGCTTTTGACGAGCAAGCGCAAGTATGTGAAGGCGTGCTTTACGGTGTACACCCCGATCACGCAGGTGGCGGGCTGTATGGCGACCTGATCCGTCACACCCAACGCGAGTTCCGTGATCGCGGCTTTGTCACCATGAAGGTCTCCACCCAAATATGGAACCTAGCTGTGCAGAAGGTCTGGGCGCGCGAAGGCTTCGCATTGAACTTTGCCTACGATACTTATCATATCAACGCCATGCTCTCCGCTGGCGAACTACTCGTCGATCGCGAGCTGGTATTTGACAGCGAACAAGTACGTCGGTTCGCCGAGATTACCGGTGACGATAACGCCATACATCTGGACGACCGGGCTGCTAAGAACGAGGGCTTTGAAGCACGCATCACGCACGGCATGCTCGCCGGCGGCGAGCTGTCGCGAATCTTCGGCACCGACATACCGGGCCCCGGCACATTGTTCTTGCGCTCGGATTTCGTATTCATGCGACCAATCTACTGCGGCCGCCCCCACAGACTCCATATTCGCTACCTCGCGCCGCCCAGCGCAGGAGGCCACATACCTGCGGTAGCAACCATTCGCGACGCTGCCGGCCGCATATGCTTGCTGTGCTACAGCGATTTGCTCAAACGCAGTTGA
- a CDS encoding NAD-dependent epimerase/dehydratase family protein, giving the protein MNVASPSESRPVALITGLTGFTGRYVAQELEREGYAVHGWTHHADADGEAEPVDLLDRPAVQKALESLNPSVVVHLAAISFVAHGDADAIYRVNIVGTRNLLEALAALERKPARVLLVSSANIYGNAGGVVAEDTLAQPQNDYAVSKLAMEHMAQLWSERLPITIVRPFNYTGVGQADKFLLPKIVDHFRRKASVMELGNLDVSRDFNDVRNVAQMYRRLLAVDAAGEIFNVCSGRQYSLREVVAIMEDISGHRLEVRVNPAFVRVNEVRELRGNPDKLASHIGVLPEFSLRATLSWMYEQS; this is encoded by the coding sequence ATGAACGTGGCTTCTCCTTCTGAGTCGCGCCCAGTCGCGTTGATCACCGGGCTGACCGGTTTCACTGGGCGCTATGTTGCCCAGGAGTTGGAGCGGGAAGGATATGCCGTCCACGGATGGACCCATCACGCCGACGCGGACGGCGAGGCTGAGCCGGTGGATCTGCTGGATCGCCCGGCGGTGCAGAAGGCGCTGGAGTCGTTGAATCCGAGCGTAGTCGTGCACCTCGCAGCAATCTCCTTCGTCGCGCACGGCGACGCGGATGCCATTTACCGGGTCAATATTGTCGGGACGCGCAATCTGCTGGAGGCTCTTGCGGCGCTTGAGCGTAAGCCGGCGCGCGTCCTGCTTGTTAGTAGCGCTAATATCTACGGCAATGCAGGTGGGGTGGTCGCTGAGGATACTCTTGCCCAACCGCAGAACGACTATGCTGTAAGTAAGTTGGCGATGGAGCATATGGCGCAGTTGTGGAGCGAGCGGCTGCCGATCACTATCGTGAGGCCATTCAACTATACCGGCGTCGGGCAGGCGGATAAATTCTTGCTGCCGAAGATCGTCGATCATTTCCGGCGTAAAGCGTCGGTGATGGAGCTTGGCAATCTGGATGTGTCGCGCGATTTCAACGATGTGCGTAATGTCGCCCAGATGTATAGACGCTTGCTTGCGGTCGACGCCGCAGGCGAGATCTTCAACGTCTGTTCGGGGCGGCAGTATTCCCTGCGCGAAGTCGTGGCGATCATGGAGGATATTTCCGGGCATCGCCTGGAAGTACGAGTCAATCCTGCATTCGTGCGGGTCAATGAAGTCCGAGAGCTCCGCGGCAACCCCGATAAGCTAGCGTCACACATCGGCGTTTTGCCTGAGTTCTCGTTGCGGGCGACGTTGTCCTGGATGTACGAACAGAGTTGA
- a CDS encoding reprolysin-like metallopeptidase, giving the protein MSRSVFVATSVLLLAVACGRTSDPQAEVVAVDLTEGAAAASVSGGHTVSSLRGVAIQSRPALVSASAASVRFASLADRGELAAYPMVTAPEREGALVWYRAQVSEDHALRAIATGRLEFRAPSGQLLGFRYERHVEHPSGDWTWIGRLEGAAGQEAILTFGEKAAFGNLGLPEGGSLELTVRDGVSWIIEVDPSQLHKSPGLLSPPVNDSLMPYQTAQISTGSSGTAALAATSAATAITAPVIDVALGYTPGLTAIYGSQSGAVTRLSFLIDVTNEAYANSSIGMRLRLVHTMLVNYSDSVSNNIALHEVTGWDGANPIAVPASLAPLWVAREQFGADLVGLVRPFRSSSKGCGAAWILGGNQKLVTARDERFGYSVVSDGSDAGSFCRAESLAHELGHNMGQAHNQEDAGQSGAHAYSYSYRESSSAGFNTVMAYANGSQTPIRHFANPNISYGGRPTGIANVSDNARSMNQAMPLIAGFRATAVSFKTSVHNDVNGDGRSDILWNNLEMQRFDWWKMNGSSRDDVGSQFIAKQYWVSATGDFNGDGRSDLFWRDSNTLWVWQAETNGSFSIHFVADYPRSGNWQIKGARDLNNDGFADIIWMNPDTGEVNWWLMRGAQRLAVGRKFVPRGGYSIEAIGDFNGDGRGDLLWRDNTTLWFWLADPGAADFTIAFVSPYPNQNWYVFGAADVNGDGRDDILWQNTYLQQIDWWYMNGATRLGVGSKGVSNEYKVATVGDFDGDGRSDIFWRDNAKTSLWMWQANTIGGFDILSIGQYPAGGWEIVKPVWMR; this is encoded by the coding sequence ATGAGCAGAAGTGTGTTTGTTGCCACTAGTGTTCTGTTGTTGGCTGTTGCCTGCGGTCGTACTTCCGATCCGCAGGCTGAAGTTGTCGCAGTTGACTTGACGGAGGGGGCGGCGGCGGCGAGTGTCTCCGGAGGACATACTGTTTCCAGTTTGCGAGGAGTTGCGATTCAGTCGCGCCCGGCATTGGTGTCTGCTTCCGCGGCTTCTGTACGTTTCGCGTCACTGGCCGATCGCGGCGAATTGGCCGCCTATCCGATGGTGACCGCTCCAGAGCGTGAGGGAGCGTTGGTTTGGTATCGCGCGCAAGTCAGTGAAGATCACGCATTGCGAGCCATCGCTACCGGCCGACTGGAGTTTCGCGCCCCGTCGGGCCAGCTGCTGGGTTTCCGATACGAGCGGCACGTCGAGCACCCAAGTGGCGACTGGACTTGGATCGGCCGTCTGGAGGGTGCTGCTGGGCAAGAAGCGATTCTAACATTCGGGGAGAAAGCCGCTTTCGGCAACCTCGGTCTTCCGGAAGGCGGTTCTCTGGAATTGACGGTGCGCGATGGGGTCAGTTGGATTATCGAGGTCGATCCCTCGCAGTTGCACAAGTCGCCAGGCTTATTGAGTCCGCCAGTGAATGATTCTCTGATGCCTTACCAGACAGCGCAGATCTCAACCGGCAGTAGCGGCACGGCTGCGCTTGCTGCTACCTCGGCCGCAACTGCGATTACGGCCCCGGTGATTGATGTCGCATTGGGCTATACGCCCGGCTTGACGGCAATCTATGGAAGCCAGTCGGGTGCCGTCACCCGGTTGTCGTTTTTGATTGATGTGACCAACGAAGCTTATGCCAATAGCTCGATCGGCATGCGTTTGCGGTTGGTGCATACCATGTTGGTCAACTATTCCGACAGCGTATCCAACAACATTGCACTCCATGAGGTCACTGGTTGGGACGGTGCCAATCCGATTGCGGTCCCTGCTTCGCTCGCGCCGCTGTGGGTCGCGCGCGAACAGTTCGGGGCTGACTTGGTGGGATTGGTGCGTCCGTTTCGTTCTTCGAGCAAGGGTTGCGGGGCGGCTTGGATTTTAGGGGGCAACCAGAAGTTGGTCACCGCGCGCGACGAACGGTTTGGTTATTCGGTGGTAAGTGACGGTAGTGATGCCGGCAGTTTTTGCCGCGCTGAGAGCTTGGCTCACGAATTGGGTCATAACATGGGCCAAGCCCACAATCAGGAAGATGCCGGCCAGTCGGGCGCGCATGCTTATTCATACAGCTATCGCGAAAGCTCATCGGCGGGTTTTAATACGGTGATGGCTTATGCGAACGGGTCGCAAACTCCGATCCGCCACTTCGCCAACCCCAATATTTCCTACGGAGGGCGGCCGACCGGTATCGCGAACGTCTCGGATAATGCGCGAAGCATGAATCAGGCGATGCCCTTGATAGCAGGGTTTCGAGCTACTGCAGTGTCTTTCAAGACGTCGGTCCATAACGACGTCAATGGAGATGGTCGCAGTGACATTCTATGGAACAACCTGGAAATGCAGCGGTTCGATTGGTGGAAAATGAACGGGTCATCGCGCGACGATGTCGGTAGTCAGTTCATTGCTAAGCAATATTGGGTTTCTGCGACTGGTGACTTTAACGGCGATGGTCGTTCTGATTTGTTCTGGCGGGATAGCAATACATTATGGGTCTGGCAGGCTGAAACCAATGGCAGCTTTTCTATCCATTTCGTTGCGGATTATCCACGGTCAGGAAATTGGCAGATTAAAGGGGCGAGGGATCTCAACAACGATGGCTTTGCTGACATAATCTGGATGAACCCGGATACCGGCGAAGTCAACTGGTGGTTGATGAGAGGGGCCCAGCGGCTCGCTGTCGGGCGTAAGTTCGTGCCGCGTGGCGGCTATTCAATTGAGGCCATCGGCGACTTCAATGGAGACGGGCGCGGCGATCTGCTATGGCGGGACAATACGACATTATGGTTTTGGCTCGCGGATCCAGGCGCGGCCGATTTCACTATTGCCTTTGTTAGTCCATACCCTAACCAGAATTGGTATGTATTCGGCGCGGCTGATGTGAATGGTGACGGCCGCGATGATATTCTTTGGCAGAATACGTATCTGCAGCAGATCGATTGGTGGTATATGAACGGCGCCACGCGCTTGGGCGTCGGCAGCAAAGGTGTATCTAACGAGTATAAGGTTGCGACAGTCGGGGACTTCGACGGTGATGGCCGTAGCGATATATTTTGGCGCGATAACGCCAAGACATCGCTTTGGATGTGGCAGGCCAATACGATTGGTGGCTTCGACATTCTGTCGATCGGTCAATATCCCGCAGGCGGGTGGGAGATCGTCAAGCCTGTTTGGATGCGATGA
- a CDS encoding EamA family transporter, translated as MAYFFIALMLALTCYGQLVLKWRVNLAGSLPSDLNGQLHYIFSLLSSPWVISGLASAFLASICWMLALTKLDLSRAYPFTALSFILILISSAFFFGDTLSLGKMIGTALIIGGVCVIAFVT; from the coding sequence ATGGCCTATTTCTTCATCGCATTAATGCTTGCCCTAACTTGTTACGGGCAATTAGTGCTCAAGTGGCGGGTCAACCTAGCCGGCTCGCTCCCTTCAGATCTGAACGGACAGCTGCATTACATATTCTCGCTGCTTAGCTCACCCTGGGTGATCAGCGGCTTAGCATCGGCATTTCTCGCATCGATCTGCTGGATGCTAGCTTTGACCAAACTGGATTTGAGTCGCGCCTACCCGTTCACAGCACTGAGTTTTATTCTGATCCTGATCTCCAGTGCATTTTTCTTTGGAGATACGCTCAGCCTCGGCAAGATGATTGGCACGGCACTGATCATAGGCGGAGTATGCGTGATCGCCTTTGTGACCTGA